In Oncorhynchus clarkii lewisi isolate Uvic-CL-2024 unplaced genomic scaffold, UVic_Ocla_1.0 unplaced_contig_1721_pilon_pilon, whole genome shotgun sequence, one DNA window encodes the following:
- the LOC139402461 gene encoding plastin-1-like: MANKVTQISREDLEELREAFNRIDTDNSGFVSDFELQELFREASFSMPGYRVRDIVEIFVAGDTNKDGKISFEEFVSIYQELKSKELSETFKKTIARREGIQSFGGLSGISSEGTQHSYSDEEKVAFVNWINKSLAKDEDCKHLLPMNPDGDSLFKSVKDGILLCKMINLSQSDTIDERVINTKKHTTFTMTENLMLAINSALSIGCTVVNIDAPDLMAGKPHLVLGLLWQIIKIGLFADIEISSNEALINLLFEGEELEHLMSLSPEELLLRWVNHHLGNAGAQPISNFSQDIKDSRAYFTLLDQISPKGEDIDEMAIHIDMTGINERDDERRAEMMLRQAARLDCRQFVSPMDVVSGNSKLNLAFVANLFNTHPALKRTNSNNIDTALIEGESREEKTFRNWMNSLGVAPYVNHLYCDLCDAVVILQLYEKVNVPVEWKKVNRPPYSALGSNMKKLENCTYAVELGRNKARFSLVGIGGVNLNEGSPMHTLALVWQLMRRYTLQVLSDLGDGEKIGDQIIINWVNTQLKEGGKDSQISSFKDKLISTSLPVIDLLDTIAPKSIKEELVKRGELSDADKLNNAKYAITVSRKIGARVYALPDDLVEVKPKMVLTVFACLMGRGMKKADG; the protein is encoded by the exons ATGGCGAACAAGGTGACCCAGATATCACGAGAGGACCTGGAGGAGCTCCGAGAGGCTTTCAACAGGATCG ATACTGACAACAGTGGTTTTGTCAGTGACTTTGAGCTGCAGGAGCTGTTCAGAGAGGCTAGTTTCTCCATGCCAGGCTACAGAGTCAGAGACATAGTGGAGATCTTTGTAGCAGGAGACACCAACAAGGACGGGAAGATCAGCTTTGAAGAGTTCGTCTCG ATCTACCAGGAGCTGAAGAGTAAGGAGCTCAGTGAGACGTTCAAGAAAACCATCGCCAGGAGAGAAGGGATACAATCCTTTGGAGGATTGTCAGGAATCTCCAGCGAGGGAACACAGCACTCCTactcag atgaGGAGAAGGTGGCGTTTGTGAACTGGATCAATAAGTCTCTGGCCAAAGATGAAGACTGTAAACACCTTCTACCCATGAACCCTGACGGAGACAGTCTCTTCAAATCAGTAAAAGATGGGATCCTGCTCtg TAAAATGATCAACCTCTCCCAGTCTGACACCATCGATGAGAGAGTCATCAACACCAAGAAACACACCACCTTTACCATGACc gAGAACCTGATGCTGGCGATAAACTCTGCGTTGTCTATCGGCTGTACCGTGGTCAACATCGACGCCCCTGACCTGATGGCTGGGAAACCCCACCTGGTGCTGGGGCTGCTTTGGCAGATTATCAAGATAGGACTGTTTGCTGACATAGAGATCAGCAGCAacgaag CTCTTATTAACCTGCTGTTTGAGGGGGAGGAGTTAGAGCACCTGATGTCATTGTCTCCTGAAGAACTGTTGCTACGCTGGGTCAACCATCACCTAGGCAACGCTGGGGCCCAACCAATCAGCAACTTCAGCCAAGACATCAAG GATTCCAGGGCGTATTTCACCCTGTTGGACCAGATCTCACCTAAAGGAGAGGACATAGACGAGATGGCCATCCACATCGATATGACCGGCATCAAT gagcGTGACGACGAACGCAGGGCAGAGATGATGCTTCGCCAGGCAGCCCGTCTGGACTGCAGACAGTTTGTGTCTCCTATGGATGTGGTGTCTGGCAACAGCAAGCTGAACCTGGCCTTCGTAGCCAACCTCTTCAACACACACCCGGCCCTGAAGAGGACTAACAGCAACAACATAGACACAGCACTCATagagg GAGAATCCAGAGAGGAGAAAACATTCAGGAACTGGATGAACTCTCTGGGAGTTGCTCCCTATGTCAACCACCTCTACTG tgacCTGTGTGATGCGGTGGTGATTCTCCAGTTGTATGAGAAAGTCAACGTCCCTGTAGAGTGGAAAAAAGTCAACAGACCTCCATACTCTGCACTGGGCAGTAACATGaagaag ttggaGAACTGTACCTATGCGGTGGAACTGGGTCGGAATAAAGCTCGATTCTCATTGGTGGGAATTGGAGGAGTGAATCTGAACGAGGGAAGTCCCATGCACACACTGGCTCTGGTCTGGCAGCTGATGAGGAG GTACACTCTCCAGGTGTTGTCTGATCTAGGAGATGGGGAGAAGATTGGAGACCAGATCATAATCAACTGGGTCAACACTCAGCTCAAAGAGGGAGGCAAGGACTCACAGATCAGCAGCTTCAAG gATAAGCTGATCAGTACTAGTCTCCCAGTGATAGACTTGTTAGACACCATCGCCCCCAAATCTATCAAAGAGGAgctggtgaagagaggagagctcAGCGATGCAGACAAGCTCAACAACGCCAA GTACGCTATCACGGTATCCAGGAAGATTGGAGCCCGTGTCTACGCTCTGCCTGATGACCTGGTCGAGGTGAAACCCAAGATGGTTCTGACTGTGTTCGCATGCCTGATGGGGAGGGGCATGAAGAAAGCTGacggctga